In one Pseudoliparis swirei isolate HS2019 ecotype Mariana Trench chromosome 23, NWPU_hadal_v1, whole genome shotgun sequence genomic region, the following are encoded:
- the LOC130188830 gene encoding uncharacterized protein LOC130188830 isoform X2, translated as MSVMEGAQVDSKSKATDTVQENPEHESILNIMNYAQRGRMEDQCCSLNPVKTGQLKTTPAGSNYDGKHCDELSMLGLNYQGNKHHGSAPQISVTESTPDTHRKHLLVLDNKLQDELSDEQQIILISHSQRGNVDDQRRSLDSSKSAPCTPKHADKKPVMSTSNTDLDSEKLFNLLANTRSQRLDDQQVSLPPLSGLKKENATSAGEDSSHLCDMVSKVQGSRMEEQRCSLPQLQTPATQLLPKKDLSAGSGPPRSASFSPGSDFEQSKAKDTASQKTDLNPSEQEDFFSFMDHSQRGRMDDQRCVLNSPQSTPKHKPSQSTVPNGPDSEKFFSLLANSQGRRLDDQQVSLPSLPGIQNGGTTSTASERDASYLCSMVSKVQGSRMDEQRCQAPQLSPNRSTPSTQFKEHPSPDASNKTPLRSPSVSSDKSDQHLQEASPADQDKFFNMMSHAQGGRMDEQRCSLQPSRSTPATPKHNGSAVNSVPTDADADAFFKIIASSRGGRQDDQRVALPTLPGKCGNSEKNENGRNTKPGIPVTIRVSMRFTPEQGLKNSNQACMFPDVFLSLGAPYDNHVIPLSPGQSRPMSFNLNVMPKEDSRQCSPSHASPRNAHSRPPSPNYHKQGSMNSPITPDEDCFSLIEKVHTAQLQKSLAQDGHKLKGDPGKGREHAGQGKGKTSGKKDKKDGGNK; from the exons atgtctgtgatggagggtgctcaAGTGGACTCAAAATCAAAAGCTACTGACACTGTGCAG GAAAACCCAGAACATGAGTCGATCCTCAACATAATGAATTACGCACAGCGTGGACGAATGGAAGATCAGTGTTGCTCTTTGAATCCTGTTAAAACTGGACAACTTAAAACCACACCTGCAG GTTCAAACTACGATGGGAAACACTGTGATGAACTGTCAATGCTAGGATTGAACTACCAG GGTAATAAACATCACGGCTCTGCACCTCAGATTTCTGTGACAGAGAGTACTCCGGATACACACAGGAAGCATCTGCTGGTACTAGACAACAAATTACAG GACGAATTATCTGATGAGCAACAGATAATTCTGATCAGCCATAGTCAGCGTGGAAACGTGGACGACCAGCGCCGTTCCTTAGATTCTAGCAAGAGTGCTCCCTGCACACCGAAACACGCAGACAAAAAGCCTGTGATGAGTACCTCAAACACAG ATCTAGATTCTGAAAAGTTATTCAACCTCTTGGCCAACACTCGGAGCCAACGGCTCGACGACCAGCAAGTGTCTCTTCCACCATTATCaggattaaaaaaggaaaatgccaCATCCGCAGGAGAAGATTCAAGCCACTTGTGTGACATGGTCTCTAAAGTCCAG GGTTCCAGAATGGAAGAGCAAAGGTGCTCTCTACCTCAACTCCAAACCCCGGCAACCCAGCTTTTGCCAAAGAAGGATCTGTCTGCCGGTTCAGGCCCTCCGCGTTCAGCCTCATTCAGCCCTGGCTCAGACTTCGAACAATCAAAGGCGAAAGATACAGCGTCTCAAAAAACG GACTTGAATCCATCTGAACAGGAAGATTTTTTCTCCTTTATGGATCATTCCCAGCGTGGGCGAATGGATGACCAGCGATGTGTCTTAAATAGTCCCCAGTCCACACCCAAACACAAACCCAGTCAGAGCACTGTGCCCAACG GTCCAGATTCTGAAAAGTTCTTCAGCCTGCTGGCCAACTCTCAGGGCCGACGGCTGGATGACCAGCAGGTCTCTCTTCCTTCGTTGCCAGGGATACAGAATGGAGGTACCACATCAACTGCTTCAGAGAGGGATGCAAGCTACTTGTGTTCCATGGTCTCCAAAGTCCAG GGCTCAAGGATGGATGAACAGAGATGTCAGGCACCCCAACTTTCCCCAAATCGGAGTACCCCATCTACTCAATTTAAAGAGCATCCCAGTCCAGATGCATCAAATAAAACTCCCCTAAGGTCTCCCTCCGTGAGCAGTGACAAATCTGACCAACATCTGCAG GAGGCGTCTCCAGCTGACCAGGACAAGTTCTTTAATATGATGAGTCATGCACAAGGTGGACGTATGGATGAGCAACGTTGCTCTTTACAACCCAGCAGAAGTACACCGGCAACTCCCAAACACAATGGAAGTGCTGTAAATAGTGTACCCACAg ACGCAGACGCTGATGCATTCTTCAAAATCATTGCCTCCAGTCGGGGAGGACGGCAAGACGATCAGCGTGTTGCGCTCCCTACCCTCCCAGGGAAATGTGGGAAttctgaaaaaaatgaaaatggtaGAAATACAAAGCCTGGAATCCCA GTGACAATTAGAGTGTCCATGCGCTTCACACCAGAGCAG GGACTGAAGAATTCCAACCAAGCATGTATGTTCCCTGACGTCTTCCTCAGTCTCGGAGCCCCTTACGATAACCATGTGATTCCTCTGAGTCCAGGACAGAGCAGGCCCATGTCCTTTAACCTAAACGTTATGCCAAAAGAAGATTCCAGGCAGTGCTCTCCAAGCCATGCCAGTCCCAGAAACGCCCACTCAAGGCCGCCGTCTCCCAACTACCATAAACAGGGGAGCATGAACAGCCCCATCACTCCAGATGAAGACTGCTTCTCTCTGATTGAGAAGGTTCACACAGCTCAGCTGCAGAAGAGTTTGGCTCAAGACGGACATAAACTGAAAGGGGATCCTGGAAAGGGGAGGGAACATGCAGGGCAAGGAAAGGGAAAGACGAGTGGAAAGAAAGATAAGAAGGATGGTGGCAATAAATAA
- the LOC130188830 gene encoding uncharacterized protein LOC130188830 isoform X1, with amino-acid sequence MSVMEGAQVDSKSKATDTVQENPEHESILNIMNYAQRGRMEDQCCSLNPVKTGQLKTTPAGSNYDGKHCDELSMLGLNYQGNKHHGSAPQISVTESTPDTHRKHLLVLDNKLQDELSDEQQIILISHSQRGNVDDQRRSLDSSKSAPCTPKHADKKPVMSTSNTDLDSEKLFNLLANTRSQRLDDQQVSLPPLSGLKKENATSAGEDSSHLCDMVSKVQGSRMEEQRCSLPQLQTPATQLLPKKDLSAGSGPPRSASFSPGSDFEQSKAKDTASQKTDLNPSEQEDFFSFMDHSQRGRMDDQRCVLNSPQSTPKHKPSQSTVPNGPDSEKFFSLLANSQGRRLDDQQVSLPSLPGIQNGGTTSTASERDASYLCSMVSKVQGSRMDEQRCQAPQLSPNRSTPSTQFKEHPSPDASNKTPLRSPSVSSDKSDQHLQEASPADQDKFFNMMSHAQGGRMDEQRCSLQPSRSTPATPKHNGSAVNSVPTDADADAFFKIIASSRGGRQDDQRVALPTLPGKCGNSEKNENGRNTKPGIPASPRHITAPEITPTTSTNRCNSSCQTDEAGPGSPRALPKSASFTPVTEHQQKLNSAAQVTIRVSMRFTPEQGLKNSNQACMFPDVFLSLGAPYDNHVIPLSPGQSRPMSFNLNVMPKEDSRQCSPSHASPRNAHSRPPSPNYHKQGSMNSPITPDEDCFSLIEKVHTAQLQKSLAQDGHKLKGDPGKGREHAGQGKGKTSGKKDKKDGGNK; translated from the exons atgtctgtgatggagggtgctcaAGTGGACTCAAAATCAAAAGCTACTGACACTGTGCAG GAAAACCCAGAACATGAGTCGATCCTCAACATAATGAATTACGCACAGCGTGGACGAATGGAAGATCAGTGTTGCTCTTTGAATCCTGTTAAAACTGGACAACTTAAAACCACACCTGCAG GTTCAAACTACGATGGGAAACACTGTGATGAACTGTCAATGCTAGGATTGAACTACCAG GGTAATAAACATCACGGCTCTGCACCTCAGATTTCTGTGACAGAGAGTACTCCGGATACACACAGGAAGCATCTGCTGGTACTAGACAACAAATTACAG GACGAATTATCTGATGAGCAACAGATAATTCTGATCAGCCATAGTCAGCGTGGAAACGTGGACGACCAGCGCCGTTCCTTAGATTCTAGCAAGAGTGCTCCCTGCACACCGAAACACGCAGACAAAAAGCCTGTGATGAGTACCTCAAACACAG ATCTAGATTCTGAAAAGTTATTCAACCTCTTGGCCAACACTCGGAGCCAACGGCTCGACGACCAGCAAGTGTCTCTTCCACCATTATCaggattaaaaaaggaaaatgccaCATCCGCAGGAGAAGATTCAAGCCACTTGTGTGACATGGTCTCTAAAGTCCAG GGTTCCAGAATGGAAGAGCAAAGGTGCTCTCTACCTCAACTCCAAACCCCGGCAACCCAGCTTTTGCCAAAGAAGGATCTGTCTGCCGGTTCAGGCCCTCCGCGTTCAGCCTCATTCAGCCCTGGCTCAGACTTCGAACAATCAAAGGCGAAAGATACAGCGTCTCAAAAAACG GACTTGAATCCATCTGAACAGGAAGATTTTTTCTCCTTTATGGATCATTCCCAGCGTGGGCGAATGGATGACCAGCGATGTGTCTTAAATAGTCCCCAGTCCACACCCAAACACAAACCCAGTCAGAGCACTGTGCCCAACG GTCCAGATTCTGAAAAGTTCTTCAGCCTGCTGGCCAACTCTCAGGGCCGACGGCTGGATGACCAGCAGGTCTCTCTTCCTTCGTTGCCAGGGATACAGAATGGAGGTACCACATCAACTGCTTCAGAGAGGGATGCAAGCTACTTGTGTTCCATGGTCTCCAAAGTCCAG GGCTCAAGGATGGATGAACAGAGATGTCAGGCACCCCAACTTTCCCCAAATCGGAGTACCCCATCTACTCAATTTAAAGAGCATCCCAGTCCAGATGCATCAAATAAAACTCCCCTAAGGTCTCCCTCCGTGAGCAGTGACAAATCTGACCAACATCTGCAG GAGGCGTCTCCAGCTGACCAGGACAAGTTCTTTAATATGATGAGTCATGCACAAGGTGGACGTATGGATGAGCAACGTTGCTCTTTACAACCCAGCAGAAGTACACCGGCAACTCCCAAACACAATGGAAGTGCTGTAAATAGTGTACCCACAg ACGCAGACGCTGATGCATTCTTCAAAATCATTGCCTCCAGTCGGGGAGGACGGCAAGACGATCAGCGTGTTGCGCTCCCTACCCTCCCAGGGAAATGTGGGAAttctgaaaaaaatgaaaatggtaGAAATACAAAGCCTGGAATCCCA GCTTCTCCACGACACATCACCGCACCTGAAATTACCCCAACAACATCAACTAACAGGTGTAACTCATCGTGCCAGACGGATGAGGCAGGGCCCGGCTCCCCCAGAGCTCTACCCAAATCTGCTTCATTTACCCCTGTCACAGAACATCAGCAAAAGCTCAATTCTGCAGCACAG GTGACAATTAGAGTGTCCATGCGCTTCACACCAGAGCAG GGACTGAAGAATTCCAACCAAGCATGTATGTTCCCTGACGTCTTCCTCAGTCTCGGAGCCCCTTACGATAACCATGTGATTCCTCTGAGTCCAGGACAGAGCAGGCCCATGTCCTTTAACCTAAACGTTATGCCAAAAGAAGATTCCAGGCAGTGCTCTCCAAGCCATGCCAGTCCCAGAAACGCCCACTCAAGGCCGCCGTCTCCCAACTACCATAAACAGGGGAGCATGAACAGCCCCATCACTCCAGATGAAGACTGCTTCTCTCTGATTGAGAAGGTTCACACAGCTCAGCTGCAGAAGAGTTTGGCTCAAGACGGACATAAACTGAAAGGGGATCCTGGAAAGGGGAGGGAACATGCAGGGCAAGGAAAGGGAAAGACGAGTGGAAAGAAAGATAAGAAGGATGGTGGCAATAAATAA
- the LOC130188830 gene encoding G-protein-signaling modulator 2 isoform X3, giving the protein MSVMEGAQVDSKSKATDTVQENPEHESILNIMNYAQRGRMEDQCCSLNPVKTGQLKTTPAGSNYDGKHCDELSMLGLNYQGNKHHGSAPQISVTESTPDTHRKHLLVLDNKLQDELSDEQQIILISHSQRGNVDDQRRSLDSSKSAPCTPKHADKKPVMSTSNTDLDSEKLFNLLANTRSQRLDDQQVSLPPLSGLKKENATSAGEDSSHLCDMVSKVQGSRMEEQRCSLPQLQTPATQLLPKKDLSAGSGPPRSASFSPGSDFEQSKAKDTASQKTDLNPSEQEDFFSFMDHSQRGRMDDQRCVLNSPQSTPKHKPSQSTVPNGPDSEKFFSLLANSQGRRLDDQQVSLPSLPGIQNGGTTSTASERDASYLCSMVSKVQGSRMDEQRCQAPQLSPNRSTPSTQFKEHPSPDASNKTPLRSPSVSSDKSDQHLQEASPADQDKFFNMMSHAQGGRMDEQRCSLQPSRSTPATPKHNGSAVNSVPTDADADAFFKIIASSRGGRQDDQRVALPTLPGKCGNSEKNENGRNTKPGIPASPRHITAPEITPTTSTNR; this is encoded by the exons atgtctgtgatggagggtgctcaAGTGGACTCAAAATCAAAAGCTACTGACACTGTGCAG GAAAACCCAGAACATGAGTCGATCCTCAACATAATGAATTACGCACAGCGTGGACGAATGGAAGATCAGTGTTGCTCTTTGAATCCTGTTAAAACTGGACAACTTAAAACCACACCTGCAG GTTCAAACTACGATGGGAAACACTGTGATGAACTGTCAATGCTAGGATTGAACTACCAG GGTAATAAACATCACGGCTCTGCACCTCAGATTTCTGTGACAGAGAGTACTCCGGATACACACAGGAAGCATCTGCTGGTACTAGACAACAAATTACAG GACGAATTATCTGATGAGCAACAGATAATTCTGATCAGCCATAGTCAGCGTGGAAACGTGGACGACCAGCGCCGTTCCTTAGATTCTAGCAAGAGTGCTCCCTGCACACCGAAACACGCAGACAAAAAGCCTGTGATGAGTACCTCAAACACAG ATCTAGATTCTGAAAAGTTATTCAACCTCTTGGCCAACACTCGGAGCCAACGGCTCGACGACCAGCAAGTGTCTCTTCCACCATTATCaggattaaaaaaggaaaatgccaCATCCGCAGGAGAAGATTCAAGCCACTTGTGTGACATGGTCTCTAAAGTCCAG GGTTCCAGAATGGAAGAGCAAAGGTGCTCTCTACCTCAACTCCAAACCCCGGCAACCCAGCTTTTGCCAAAGAAGGATCTGTCTGCCGGTTCAGGCCCTCCGCGTTCAGCCTCATTCAGCCCTGGCTCAGACTTCGAACAATCAAAGGCGAAAGATACAGCGTCTCAAAAAACG GACTTGAATCCATCTGAACAGGAAGATTTTTTCTCCTTTATGGATCATTCCCAGCGTGGGCGAATGGATGACCAGCGATGTGTCTTAAATAGTCCCCAGTCCACACCCAAACACAAACCCAGTCAGAGCACTGTGCCCAACG GTCCAGATTCTGAAAAGTTCTTCAGCCTGCTGGCCAACTCTCAGGGCCGACGGCTGGATGACCAGCAGGTCTCTCTTCCTTCGTTGCCAGGGATACAGAATGGAGGTACCACATCAACTGCTTCAGAGAGGGATGCAAGCTACTTGTGTTCCATGGTCTCCAAAGTCCAG GGCTCAAGGATGGATGAACAGAGATGTCAGGCACCCCAACTTTCCCCAAATCGGAGTACCCCATCTACTCAATTTAAAGAGCATCCCAGTCCAGATGCATCAAATAAAACTCCCCTAAGGTCTCCCTCCGTGAGCAGTGACAAATCTGACCAACATCTGCAG GAGGCGTCTCCAGCTGACCAGGACAAGTTCTTTAATATGATGAGTCATGCACAAGGTGGACGTATGGATGAGCAACGTTGCTCTTTACAACCCAGCAGAAGTACACCGGCAACTCCCAAACACAATGGAAGTGCTGTAAATAGTGTACCCACAg ACGCAGACGCTGATGCATTCTTCAAAATCATTGCCTCCAGTCGGGGAGGACGGCAAGACGATCAGCGTGTTGCGCTCCCTACCCTCCCAGGGAAATGTGGGAAttctgaaaaaaatgaaaatggtaGAAATACAAAGCCTGGAATCCCA GCTTCTCCACGACACATCACCGCACCTGAAATTACCCCAACAACATCAACTAACAG GTGA